A single region of the Streptomyces sp. NBC_01803 genome encodes:
- a CDS encoding thioesterase II family protein, with protein MTSAIENDLWFRRFPSAAQGASHRLICFPHAGGAASSYAQLARALSPAVEVVAVQYPGRQDRRGEPRLENVQVLARAVVTALGDPPSVPPYALFGHSMGAIVAYEVARLLAARPGNGAGARGPARLFASGSDAPQARRDGTVHRRDDAGVVAELRRLSGTDSFLLGDPELLAMALPAIRSDYTAIETYRWAPGPPLSCPITVLTGDTDPQTTPSGTRAWETCTSAGCDAQAFEGDHFFLDPHVTGVARLIRASLGVAGGPA; from the coding sequence ATGACGTCAGCGATCGAGAACGACCTGTGGTTCCGGCGCTTCCCGTCCGCCGCCCAGGGCGCGTCGCACCGGCTGATCTGCTTCCCCCACGCGGGTGGCGCCGCCAGCTCCTACGCTCAGCTCGCCCGGGCGCTGTCGCCGGCCGTGGAGGTGGTGGCGGTGCAGTATCCGGGTCGGCAGGACCGGCGGGGCGAGCCGCGGCTGGAGAACGTCCAGGTGCTGGCCCGGGCGGTGGTCACCGCGCTGGGCGACCCGCCGTCGGTGCCGCCGTATGCCCTGTTCGGGCACAGCATGGGCGCGATCGTCGCCTACGAGGTGGCCCGGCTGCTGGCCGCGCGCCCCGGCAACGGCGCCGGGGCACGGGGACCGGCGCGGCTGTTCGCGTCCGGCAGCGACGCGCCGCAGGCGCGCCGCGACGGGACGGTGCACCGGCGCGACGACGCGGGGGTGGTGGCCGAGCTGCGGCGACTCAGCGGCACCGACAGTTTCCTGTTGGGGGATCCGGAGCTGCTGGCGATGGCCCTGCCGGCGATCCGTTCGGACTACACGGCGATCGAGACCTACCGGTGGGCACCGGGCCCGCCGCTGTCGTGTCCGATCACCGTGCTGACCGGCGACACCGATCCGCAGACCACGCCGTCCGGCACGCGCGCCTGGGAGACCTGCACGTCGGCCGGGTGCGACGCGCAAGCCTTCGAGGGAGACCACTTCTTCCTCGACCCGCATGTCACCGGTGTCGCGCGGCTGATCCGCGCCTCGCTGGGCGTGGCGGGAGGCCCCGCGTGA
- a CDS encoding helix-turn-helix transcriptional regulator, with protein sequence MAVLIEREDQLAILRTYFDESHDDRGRGVVVSGPAASGKTELLFAFAQEAAAFGAIVLNASALPSERNLPFGVLNQLLRSSRPNAAAAERVRRAMVLPDEADTADLGGEGAGGVPAQILYRVTMALLELVEQAGRPLVVIVDDAHFADLPSAMALHTLVERLRVRHAFLLALGESTHYSHAAPLFQGEPLPKPHCERIRLGMLSPEGTATLLARQMSARGAAERAAEYHALTGGNPLLLRGLMADSRTTTPGEVPPPVVGHNFSQALLDCVHRSPSPVISVARALAVLGESAEPVLVGQLADERPEVVSFAVTALREIGLVEDSWFRAPDAARIILNGMQPEARGATRTRAARLLYAEGEPSRIVARQLLGADVSDVENCAVAVLQDAADQSIAEGDIGPALRFLRMAQQIGGDEQVRAKTAAMLARAEWWFDPSAALRRACAMGDPDDDSGMPVTEVVVPLVPLMWFGELERADATLRRLERALPDMAPDLACNVHAFRLWRRYLYPGAQPDGPTAAELSADLLTDQVGDSARTMHPLRAVVLMTEALRRGAGQESVERAERILQEHRLNERTLSFLATAIIALIRHDRLASAARWCEGLVEESEAMGVPTWQAVYSALYAEIALRRSDLPTAERFALRALTLLEAKSWGVAVGLPLGTLLEANAAMGNLEEAVKHLRTPVPDAMFQTPFGLRYLLACGRYHHANGQFHAALEDFSAIARLTDDWGLELPVLFPWRIEAAHASLKLGRSREARELAEAQLRLSGVESYRSRAAALRVLAVQRAPEDRLTPLREVVTMLRGSEDRLEYAAALTDLGMTLYALGRDGEAQAELRRAHRVTRQCGAEEPPRTLVHHPGKSGSPLLSRETVRETQLSEAELRVAVLAAQGMSNRQISGSLHITVSTVEQHLTRVYRKLEVSRRTDLPLAMDMNCLMT encoded by the coding sequence GTGGCAGTGTTGATAGAACGAGAAGACCAGCTCGCAATTTTACGCACATATTTCGACGAGAGCCATGACGACCGTGGCCGCGGGGTCGTGGTCTCGGGCCCGGCCGCCAGCGGCAAGACGGAGCTCCTGTTCGCGTTCGCGCAGGAGGCCGCTGCCTTCGGGGCGATCGTGCTCAACGCCTCCGCGTTGCCGTCAGAACGAAACCTCCCCTTCGGGGTCCTGAACCAACTACTGCGCAGCTCTCGCCCGAACGCGGCGGCCGCCGAGCGCGTGCGCCGCGCCATGGTCCTTCCGGATGAAGCGGATACCGCGGACCTGGGCGGGGAAGGGGCCGGAGGGGTCCCGGCGCAGATTCTCTACAGGGTCACCATGGCCCTCCTTGAGCTCGTGGAACAAGCGGGAAGGCCGTTGGTCGTCATCGTGGACGACGCCCACTTCGCGGACCTCCCCTCGGCGATGGCGCTGCACACCCTGGTGGAACGGCTCCGCGTGCGGCACGCCTTCCTGCTGGCCCTGGGAGAATCGACGCATTACTCTCACGCGGCGCCGTTGTTCCAGGGCGAGCCCCTGCCCAAGCCGCACTGCGAGCGCATCCGGCTCGGCATGCTCTCCCCGGAAGGCACGGCCACGCTGCTGGCCCGGCAGATGAGTGCTCGCGGCGCCGCCGAACGCGCCGCCGAATACCACGCCCTCACCGGCGGCAATCCGCTGCTGCTGCGCGGCCTGATGGCGGACTCCCGCACCACTACCCCCGGCGAGGTGCCCCCTCCCGTCGTCGGGCACAACTTCTCCCAGGCTCTGCTGGACTGTGTGCACCGCTCGCCCTCCCCGGTGATCTCCGTCGCCCGTGCCCTGGCCGTGCTCGGGGAGTCGGCCGAGCCGGTGCTGGTGGGACAGCTCGCCGACGAGCGCCCCGAGGTCGTCTCCTTTGCCGTGACCGCCCTGCGCGAGATCGGCCTGGTCGAGGACTCCTGGTTCCGTGCCCCGGACGCCGCCCGGATCATCCTCAACGGCATGCAGCCGGAGGCCCGCGGCGCCACCAGGACCCGGGCCGCCCGGCTGCTGTACGCCGAGGGCGAGCCGTCCCGGATCGTGGCGCGTCAACTGCTCGGCGCCGATGTCAGCGACGTGGAGAACTGCGCGGTCGCGGTGCTCCAGGACGCGGCCGACCAGAGCATCGCGGAGGGCGACATCGGCCCGGCGCTCCGCTTCCTGCGGATGGCCCAGCAGATCGGCGGCGACGAGCAGGTCCGGGCCAAGACCGCCGCGATGCTGGCCCGCGCCGAATGGTGGTTCGACCCCTCGGCCGCGCTGCGCCGCGCCTGCGCCATGGGCGACCCCGACGACGACTCCGGGATGCCCGTCACGGAGGTGGTCGTTCCTCTCGTACCGCTGATGTGGTTCGGCGAACTGGAGCGCGCCGACGCGACACTGCGCCGGCTGGAGCGGGCCCTGCCCGACATGGCTCCCGACCTCGCCTGCAACGTCCACGCCTTCCGCCTGTGGCGGCGTTACCTGTATCCCGGGGCGCAGCCCGACGGCCCCACGGCCGCCGAGTTGTCCGCCGATCTGCTGACCGACCAGGTGGGGGACAGCGCCCGGACCATGCACCCGCTGCGGGCCGTCGTCCTCATGACGGAGGCGCTGCGGCGCGGCGCCGGCCAGGAATCGGTGGAGCGCGCCGAGCGCATCCTCCAGGAGCACCGGCTCAACGAACGGACGCTGTCATTCCTCGCGACCGCCATCATCGCGCTGATCCGCCACGACCGCCTGGCGTCCGCCGCCCGGTGGTGCGAGGGGCTGGTGGAGGAGAGTGAGGCGATGGGCGTGCCGACCTGGCAGGCCGTCTACAGCGCCCTCTACGCGGAGATCGCGCTGCGGCGCTCGGACCTCCCGACGGCCGAGCGGTTCGCCCTCCGGGCCCTGACGCTGCTGGAGGCGAAGAGCTGGGGGGTCGCCGTGGGGCTGCCCCTGGGCACCCTGCTGGAGGCCAACGCCGCCATGGGGAACTTGGAGGAGGCCGTGAAGCACCTGCGCACCCCGGTCCCCGACGCGATGTTCCAGACCCCGTTCGGCCTGCGCTACCTCCTGGCGTGCGGCCGGTACCACCACGCGAACGGGCAGTTCCACGCGGCGCTCGAGGACTTCAGCGCCATCGCCCGGCTCACCGACGACTGGGGACTGGAGCTGCCCGTGCTCTTCCCCTGGCGGATCGAAGCCGCGCATGCCTCGCTCAAGCTGGGCCGCTCCCGGGAGGCGCGGGAGCTGGCGGAGGCCCAGCTCAGGCTGTCCGGGGTGGAGTCCTACCGGTCGCGCGCCGCCGCCCTGCGGGTCCTGGCCGTCCAGCGCGCGCCCGAGGACCGGCTGACGCCGCTCCGCGAGGTTGTGACGATGCTCAGGGGCAGCGAGGACCGGCTCGAATACGCCGCGGCCCTCACCGACCTCGGGATGACGCTGTACGCGCTCGGGCGGGACGGCGAGGCCCAGGCGGAGCTGCGCCGGGCCCACCGCGTCACCCGGCAGTGCGGCGCCGAGGAGCCACCGCGCACCCTGGTCCACCATCCCGGGAAGTCCGGATCCCCCCTGCTGTCCCGGGAGACGGTCCGTGAGACGCAGCTCAGCGAGGCCGAGCTGCGGGTCGCCGTGCTCGCCGCCCAGGGCATGAGCAACCGCCAGATCTCCGGCTCGCTCCACATCACCGTCAGCACCGTGGAGCAGCACCTGACCCGGGTCTACCGCAAGCTGGAGGTCAGCCGCAGGACCGACCTGCCGCTGGCCATGGACATGAACTGCCTGATGACCTGA
- a CDS encoding FAD-dependent monooxygenase, with the protein MTQKTEVLIVGAGPNGLAAACALRRFGVTVRIVEAADEPARGTRAIQLWPPTNDILRETGVLAEAEQRGRRLPALTYHLAGGRELNVELGSVNEPLMLPQQQTCELLEAALERQGVRVERSTRVTALSTADDGVSVKAQGPDGTEVISADWLIGADGSRSTVRQQLGIDFPGRPVPTLFLLAEGDIAGGFRRDVVHYFLGRTGSLVFAPMPDGSSRLSAAIAADTPLTPETVQRLLDERGPGGLHVRRLDNINTFTADERIASRLRQGRCFLVGDAAHTHSPLGGQGLNLGLQDVRNLAWKLAGVISGRLRPEILDTYEPERRAAAEQIVRTTHTLIKMFMLGPRAARVRNSVWHSLDTLGVLRRWFVPLLAGWQISHPGPLWGGAPKRAGAAALRARLLPAPGTRTPHWVPVPDDTAADRFRLLTLGPSGGELTGRARELADRCPHHLVHEHAARRGPGRGFLLLRPDGYIALTGVTPEELGRVTELLDALTVA; encoded by the coding sequence ATGACCCAGAAGACCGAGGTGCTGATCGTGGGCGCCGGCCCCAACGGGCTGGCCGCGGCCTGCGCGCTGCGGCGCTTCGGCGTCACCGTGCGCATCGTGGAGGCCGCCGACGAACCGGCCCGCGGGACCCGGGCCATCCAGCTCTGGCCGCCGACCAACGACATCCTCCGCGAGACCGGCGTCCTGGCCGAAGCCGAACAGCGCGGCAGGCGGCTGCCCGCCCTGACCTACCACCTGGCGGGCGGCCGGGAGCTGAACGTCGAACTCGGCTCGGTCAACGAGCCGCTGATGCTGCCGCAGCAGCAGACCTGCGAGCTGCTGGAGGCCGCGCTGGAGCGGCAGGGCGTGCGCGTGGAGCGCTCGACCCGGGTCACCGCCCTATCGACCGCGGACGACGGGGTGTCGGTCAAGGCGCAGGGCCCCGACGGCACCGAGGTCATCTCGGCCGACTGGCTCATCGGGGCCGACGGCTCGCGCAGCACCGTCCGCCAGCAGCTCGGCATCGACTTCCCCGGCCGGCCCGTGCCGACCCTCTTCCTGCTCGCCGAGGGCGACATCGCCGGCGGCTTCCGGCGCGACGTCGTGCACTACTTCCTGGGCCGCACCGGCTCGCTCGTCTTCGCGCCGATGCCGGACGGCAGCTCCCGCCTCTCGGCGGCGATCGCGGCCGACACCCCGCTGACCCCCGAGACCGTGCAGCGGCTGCTGGACGAGCGCGGCCCCGGCGGCCTCCACGTGCGGCGGCTGGACAACATCAACACCTTCACCGCGGACGAGCGGATCGCTTCCCGGCTGCGCCAGGGCCGCTGTTTCCTGGTCGGCGACGCCGCGCACACCCACTCGCCGCTGGGCGGTCAGGGCCTCAACCTCGGTCTCCAGGATGTCCGGAACCTCGCGTGGAAGCTGGCCGGGGTCATCTCCGGGCGGCTGCGCCCGGAGATCCTGGACACCTACGAGCCCGAGCGGCGGGCGGCGGCCGAGCAGATCGTGCGCACCACCCACACGTTGATCAAGATGTTCATGCTCGGCCCGAGGGCCGCCCGGGTGCGGAACTCCGTCTGGCACAGCCTGGACACCCTGGGCGTGCTGCGGCGCTGGTTCGTCCCCCTGCTGGCCGGCTGGCAGATCAGCCACCCCGGGCCGCTGTGGGGCGGGGCGCCGAAGCGCGCGGGCGCCGCGGCCCTGCGCGCCCGGTTGCTGCCCGCGCCCGGCACCCGCACCCCGCACTGGGTGCCCGTGCCCGACGACACGGCGGCGGACCGCTTCCGGCTGCTGACGCTCGGCCCGTCCGGTGGCGAGCTGACCGGCCGGGCACGGGAGTTGGCCGACCGCTGCCCGCACCACCTCGTCCACGAGCACGCGGCGCGGCGCGGTCCGGGCCGGGGCTTCCTGTTGCTGCGCCCCGACGGCTACATCGCCCTGACCGGCGTGACCCCGGAGGAGCTGGGCCGGGTGACGGAGCTGCTGGATGCCCTGACCGTGGCGTAA